The Lysobacter gummosus genome includes a region encoding these proteins:
- a CDS encoding glycosyltransferase family 4 protein → MFLLGLSAWVRRQSWLRALYRLFPQRLRDKVSFMLAARASRRAHFERTPAWSRPLQAQAEIAAPAIARDDTPGVNIFAYLRGQFGLAESARMYGRALIESGYPVALHDIAIDLPHGLDDRSLDAHIGEDAAHGISIIFVNPDYLDEALKHIGQAKLKGRYLIACWFWELEEIPQDWLPALDLVDEILVATAFVEQAFRRVTDKPILRVPLPLCPVPDSGLGREDFGLAPERFVFLVTFDFNSWIHRKNPFAAVEAFQRAFPPERDDVQLLLKSSNGYRHPDNFLSLLALGARDPRIVVRDEVIDRAHVHALQRCADVYVSLHRAEGFGLGLAESMALGKPVIGTGWSGNLEFMNADNSCLVDYTLVPVGEGEYPHPPGAKWAQADVEHAAMHMRRLADDRQYAAELGRRAREGVLHTLSPRAAADAIAARLRDLSAASATKRAGADAPSGPPIMGSH, encoded by the coding sequence ATGTTCCTGCTGGGGCTGTCGGCGTGGGTGCGCCGGCAGAGCTGGCTGCGCGCGCTGTACCGTCTTTTCCCGCAGCGCCTGCGCGACAAGGTGTCGTTCATGCTGGCCGCTCGGGCGAGCCGGCGCGCGCATTTCGAACGCACGCCGGCGTGGTCGCGGCCGCTGCAGGCGCAGGCCGAAATCGCGGCGCCCGCCATCGCGCGCGACGACACGCCGGGCGTGAACATCTTCGCCTACCTGCGCGGTCAGTTCGGCTTGGCCGAGAGCGCGCGCATGTACGGCCGCGCGCTGATCGAATCGGGCTATCCGGTGGCCCTGCACGACATCGCCATCGATCTGCCGCATGGCCTGGACGACCGCAGCCTGGATGCGCATATCGGCGAGGACGCCGCGCACGGGATCAGCATCATCTTCGTCAATCCCGATTATCTGGACGAAGCGCTGAAGCACATCGGCCAGGCCAAGCTCAAGGGCCGCTACCTGATCGCCTGCTGGTTCTGGGAACTGGAAGAAATTCCCCAGGACTGGTTGCCGGCCCTGGATCTGGTCGACGAGATCCTGGTCGCGACGGCGTTCGTCGAGCAGGCGTTCCGGCGCGTGACCGACAAGCCGATCCTGCGGGTGCCGCTGCCGTTGTGTCCGGTGCCCGACAGCGGTCTCGGCCGCGAGGACTTCGGCCTGGCGCCCGAGCGCTTCGTGTTTCTGGTTACGTTCGACTTCAACTCCTGGATCCACCGCAAGAATCCGTTCGCGGCGGTCGAGGCGTTCCAGCGCGCGTTCCCGCCCGAGCGCGACGACGTGCAACTGCTGCTCAAGTCCAGCAACGGTTACCGCCATCCGGACAATTTCCTGAGCCTGCTGGCGCTGGGCGCTCGCGATCCGCGCATCGTCGTGCGCGACGAGGTGATCGACCGTGCCCACGTGCATGCGCTGCAGCGTTGCGCCGACGTCTACGTGTCGCTGCATCGCGCCGAGGGATTCGGCCTGGGCCTGGCCGAAAGCATGGCGCTGGGCAAGCCGGTGATCGGCACCGGCTGGTCCGGCAATCTGGAATTCATGAACGCCGACAACAGCTGCCTGGTCGATTACACGCTGGTGCCGGTCGGTGAAGGTGAATATCCGCATCCGCCCGGCGCGAAGTGGGCGCAGGCCGACGTCGAGCATGCCGCGATGCACATGCGCCGCCTGGCCGACGATCGCCAATACGCCGCCGAACTCGGCCGGCGCGCGCGCGAGGGCGTGCTGCACACGCTGTCGCCACGCGCCGCCGCCGATGCTATCGCCGCGCGGCTACGCGACCTTTCCGCGGCGTCGGCGACGAAGCGCGCAGGCGCGGACGCGCCGTCGGGCCCTCCAATCATGGGAAGTCACTAA
- a CDS encoding cystathionine gamma-synthase, protein MSQQQPQGGARKLGLGTLAIHAGQSPDPSTGAVMPPIYATSTYAQSSPGQHQGFEYSRSHNPTRFAYERCIAGLEGGTHGYAFASGLAATSTILEMFDAGSHVIAMDDVYGGTYRLFERVRRRSAGLDFSWVDLSDAAAFEAAIRPDTKLVWIETPTNPLLKLVDVAQIAAIARKHGLVVVVDNTFSSPILQRPLELGAHIVMHSATKYLNGHSDIVGGIAVVGDDADLAERMTFLQNAVGGIQGPFDSFLALRGLKTLHLRMKAHCDNAQALAEWLQTHPSVEKVIYPGLKSHPQHELAKRQMHGFGGMVSIYVKGGMDGARRMMERCELFTIAESLGGVESLVNHPAVMTHASIPPERRAALGITDNLVRLSVGVEDLADLRAELEHALAN, encoded by the coding sequence ATGAGCCAACAACAGCCGCAAGGCGGAGCCCGCAAGCTCGGCCTGGGAACCCTCGCCATTCATGCCGGACAGTCGCCCGATCCGAGCACCGGCGCGGTCATGCCGCCGATCTACGCGACCTCGACCTACGCACAGAGCAGCCCCGGGCAGCATCAGGGCTTCGAATACTCGCGCAGCCACAACCCGACCCGCTTCGCCTACGAGCGCTGCATCGCCGGCCTGGAAGGCGGCACCCACGGTTACGCCTTCGCCTCCGGCCTGGCGGCGACCTCGACCATCCTGGAGATGTTCGACGCCGGCAGCCACGTGATCGCGATGGACGATGTCTACGGCGGCACCTACCGCCTGTTCGAGCGCGTGCGCCGGCGCAGCGCCGGGCTGGATTTCAGCTGGGTCGATCTGAGCGACGCGGCCGCCTTCGAAGCGGCGATCCGCCCGGACACCAAGCTGGTGTGGATCGAGACCCCGACCAACCCGCTGCTCAAGCTGGTCGATGTCGCCCAGATCGCCGCCATCGCGCGCAAGCACGGCCTGGTGGTGGTGGTCGATAACACCTTCTCCTCGCCGATCCTGCAGCGGCCGCTGGAACTGGGCGCGCACATCGTCATGCACTCGGCGACCAAGTACCTCAACGGCCACTCCGACATCGTCGGCGGCATCGCCGTGGTCGGCGACGACGCCGACCTGGCCGAGCGCATGACCTTCCTGCAGAACGCGGTGGGCGGCATCCAGGGCCCGTTCGACAGCTTCCTCGCTCTGCGCGGCCTGAAGACCCTGCACCTGCGCATGAAGGCGCACTGCGACAACGCCCAGGCCCTGGCCGAATGGCTGCAGACCCATCCTTCGGTCGAGAAAGTGATCTACCCGGGCCTGAAGTCGCACCCGCAGCACGAACTGGCCAAGCGCCAGATGCACGGCTTCGGCGGCATGGTCAGCATCTACGTCAAGGGCGGCATGGACGGCGCGCGGCGGATGATGGAGCGCTGCGAACTGTTCACCATCGCCGAATCGCTCGGCGGCGTGGAGAGCCTGGTCAATCACCCGGCGGTGATGACCCACGCCTCGATTCCGCCGGAGCGCCGCGCGGCGCTGGGCATTACCGACAATCTGGTGCGCCTGAGCGTCGGCGTGGAAGATCTGGCGGATTTGCGGGCTGAGCTTGAGCACGCGCTTGCGAACTGA
- a CDS encoding ABC transporter permease: protein MFRLFGAAWRYRGFIASSVVNEFKSRFSRSTFGALWIILQPLAQVIIFATILSNVLAARLEGVDNKYAYAIYLISGILCWSLFAEIVQRCQNVFIDNTSLLKKMQFPRIALPVIAIGSSMVNNIALLCVVMVILPILGVYPNVHYLWLPLLIALTVALATGVGLIVGVLNVFMRDVGHVMAVVLQFWFWVTPIIYPIKVVPDTFKASLAFNPVAPLAMAYHDVIVYQRAPQQSLVLVAIVAAVLLLIAMMLFRRASSEMVDVL, encoded by the coding sequence ATGTTCCGTTTGTTCGGCGCCGCATGGCGCTACCGCGGCTTCATCGCCTCATCGGTGGTGAACGAATTCAAGTCGCGCTTCTCGCGCAGCACTTTCGGCGCCTTGTGGATTATTCTGCAGCCGCTCGCGCAGGTGATCATCTTCGCCACCATTTTGTCCAATGTGCTGGCGGCGCGGCTGGAAGGGGTCGATAACAAGTACGCCTACGCGATCTACCTGATTTCGGGAATCTTGTGCTGGTCGCTGTTCGCCGAGATCGTGCAGCGCTGCCAGAACGTGTTCATCGACAACACCTCGCTGCTCAAGAAGATGCAGTTCCCGCGCATCGCCCTGCCGGTGATCGCGATCGGTTCCTCGATGGTCAACAACATCGCCCTGCTGTGCGTGGTGATGGTGATTCTGCCGATCCTCGGCGTCTATCCGAACGTGCACTACCTGTGGCTGCCGCTGCTGATCGCCCTGACCGTCGCGCTGGCCACCGGCGTCGGCCTGATCGTCGGCGTGCTCAACGTGTTCATGCGCGACGTCGGCCACGTGATGGCGGTGGTGCTGCAGTTCTGGTTCTGGGTCACGCCGATCATTTATCCGATCAAGGTGGTGCCCGACACCTTCAAGGCGTCCCTGGCGTTCAACCCGGTCGCGCCGCTGGCGATGGCCTATCACGATGTCATCGTCTATCAGCGCGCGCCGCAGCAGAGCCTGGTCCTGGTGGCGATCGTCGCCGCGGTGCTGCTGCTGATCGCGATGATGCTGTTCCGCCGCGCCTCTTCGGAAATGGTGGACGTGCTATGA
- a CDS encoding pyridoxal-phosphate dependent enzyme, producing MAIHSSVLELIGNTPIVKAQRLDAGVCELYLKLESQNPGGSIKDRIGLSMIEAAEKAGRIKPGDTLVEGTAGNTGIGLALVAQQKGYKLLLVVPDKMSREKIFNLKAMGAQVVLTRSDVAKGHPDYYQDLAERIAKETPGAYFINQFGNPDNPAAHEFGTGPEILEQMGGDLDAIVFGCGSSGTMTGLSRAFARLSPATELILADPVGSILEEYINRGTLSDKSASWMVEGIGEDFLPPISDFTRVKKAYAINDQESFLTARELLEKEGILGGSSTGTLLAAALKYCREQTVPKKVLVFVCDTGNKYLSKMYNDYWMLDNGFIQRQQYGDLRDLILRPYSQRDTVVVGPGDLLVTAYQRMKLYDVSQLPVMDGEHIVGIVDESDVLLHVYGDESRFRDPVSTAMVSKLDKIPVADPIESLLPVFDRGHVAIVMDGDKFLGLITRIDLLNFLRRRVQ from the coding sequence ATGGCCATCCATTCCTCGGTACTCGAACTCATCGGCAACACCCCGATCGTCAAGGCGCAGCGCCTGGACGCGGGCGTATGCGAGCTCTACCTCAAGCTCGAATCGCAGAACCCCGGCGGTTCGATCAAGGACCGCATCGGCCTGTCGATGATCGAAGCGGCGGAAAAGGCCGGCCGGATCAAGCCGGGCGACACCCTGGTGGAAGGCACCGCCGGCAACACCGGCATCGGTCTGGCCCTGGTCGCCCAGCAGAAGGGCTACAAGCTGCTGCTGGTCGTGCCCGACAAGATGAGCCGCGAGAAGATCTTCAACCTCAAGGCCATGGGCGCGCAGGTGGTGCTGACCCGTTCGGACGTGGCCAAGGGCCATCCGGACTACTACCAGGACCTGGCCGAGCGCATCGCGAAGGAAACCCCGGGCGCCTACTTCATCAACCAGTTCGGCAATCCGGACAACCCGGCCGCGCACGAATTCGGCACCGGCCCGGAAATCCTCGAACAGATGGGCGGCGACCTCGACGCGATCGTGTTCGGCTGCGGCAGCTCCGGCACCATGACCGGCCTGTCGCGCGCCTTCGCCAGGCTCTCGCCGGCCACCGAGTTGATCCTGGCCGATCCGGTCGGTTCGATCCTGGAGGAATACATCAACCGCGGCACTTTGTCGGACAAGTCCGCCAGTTGGATGGTCGAAGGCATCGGCGAGGATTTCCTGCCGCCGATCTCCGACTTCACCCGGGTCAAGAAGGCCTACGCGATCAACGACCAGGAAAGCTTCCTGACCGCGCGCGAGCTGCTGGAAAAAGAAGGCATCCTCGGCGGCTCCTCCACCGGCACCCTGCTGGCGGCGGCGCTGAAGTACTGCCGCGAGCAGACCGTGCCGAAGAAGGTGCTGGTGTTCGTCTGCGATACCGGCAACAAGTACCTGTCGAAGATGTACAACGACTACTGGATGCTCGACAACGGCTTCATCCAGCGCCAGCAGTACGGGGATTTGCGCGATCTGATCCTGCGGCCCTATTCGCAGCGCGATACGGTGGTGGTGGGGCCCGGCGATCTGTTGGTCACCGCCTACCAGCGCATGAAGCTTTACGACGTCTCGCAGTTGCCGGTGATGGACGGCGAACACATTGTCGGCATCGTCGATGAAAGCGACGTGCTGCTGCACGTGTACGGCGACGAATCGCGTTTCCGCGATCCGGTGTCGACCGCGATGGTCAGCAAGCTCGACAAGATTCCGGTCGCCGATCCGATCGAATCGCTGCTGCCGGTGTTCGACCGCGGCCATGTCGCCATCGTCATGGACGGGGACAAGTTCCTGGGCCTGATCACCCGTATCGATCTGCTCAACTTCCTGCGTCGCCGGGTGCAGTAA